A single region of the Asterias amurensis chromosome 19, ASM3211899v1 genome encodes:
- the LOC139951844 gene encoding uncharacterized protein: MNAVANMYDLASRAGPFGIALMDTARVNPLLYPAAYPASLPVNLSSSALLRPPTSTLIFPPVVATKKTGFSIEDILHPSSPSSGENEERGEDSRCGRGANASNHGSVVEEAKCIFSSRLLQTSAARTFFRLNDPLRHHFNPSPYHHSVSTVSGYGSTPCTSTLSPASLSVPIPVPVYLRGKSPSGSPHDAARSAKKCRRSRTVFTELQLMGLEKRFERQKYLSTPDRLELADTLGLSQLQVKTWYQNRRMKWKKQVLQGGSQEAPTKPKGRPKKCEFHDSVTSPSPLTSPSAMTSPPASPASSCYSDLSSDHHSEQQQCNADT; encoded by the exons atgAATGCCGTAGCAAACATGTACGACTTGGCTAGTCGAGCCGGACCTTTCGGCATCGCCCTCATGGACACAGCACGGGTGAATCCGCTCCTCTACCCGGCAGCCTATCCAGCCTCACTCCCGGTCAATCTTTCATCCTCGGCCCTACTCAGACCGCCCACATCCACCCTCATCTTTCCTCCCGTGGTGGCAACAAAAAAGACTGGGTTCTCGATTGAAGACATTTTGCACCCTTCCTCGCCCTCCTCCGGGGAGAACGAGGAGAGAGGCGAGGACAGTCGATGTGGTCGTGGGGCGAATGCGTCGAATCACGGCAGTGTCGTGGAGGAGGCGAAGTGTATCTTTTCGTCAAGGTTGCTACAAACGTCGGCAGCTAGAACTTTCTTTCGTCTAAATG ATCCTCTTCGTCACCATTTCAACCCGAGCCCCTACCACCACTCCGTCAGCACCGTGAGCGGCTACGGATCCACGCCGTGCACATCGACTCTATCCCCCGCCTCCCTCAGCGTGCCGATCCCGGTGCCGGTATACCTGAGAGGGAAGTCTCCGAGCGGGTCACCTCACGACGCCGCACGCTCGGCCAAGAAATGCCGGAGGAGTCGCACCGTGTTCACGGAGCTGCAGCTCATGGGGCTTGAGAAGCGATTTGAACGGCAGAAGTACTTGTCCACGCCGGACCGATTGGAGTTAGCGGACACGTTGGGGTTGAGTCAGTTGCAAGTGAAGACGTGGTATCAGAATCGAAGAATGAAGTGGAAAAAACAG GTTCTACAAGGCGGTAGTCAGGAGGCGCCCACCAAGCCCAAAGGCCGACCAAAGAAGTGCGAATTTCACGACTCCGTGACGTCACCGTCTCCACTGACGTCACCGTCAGCGATGACGTCACCTCCTGCGTCACCAGCGTCATCTTGTTACAGCGATTTGTCCTCGGACCACCACAGTGAGCAGCAGCAATGCAACGCGGACACATGA